A window of the Electrophorus electricus isolate fEleEle1 chromosome 11, fEleEle1.pri, whole genome shotgun sequence genome harbors these coding sequences:
- the csgalnact2 gene encoding chondroitin sulfate N-acetylgalactosaminyltransferase 2, which translates to MPRRGLLLQGRVRWLLLGVFLLCVLLFFAYLLECTPPAEVSHVLPALGGEAYSKEYYQALLQEQEERHLSRAANLKRQIAQLKQELQEMNDKLKTLQERKEGPGPQGLVDGKDQEPGDLLDFLHSQIDKAEVSNGARLPSEYALVPFESFTSTKVYQLEMGLTRHPEEKPVRKDRRDELVEVIEAGLDVLNNPDEEDGQEGDIPMQRQSFTESHFVEGLYRTERDKGTMYELYFSKENYHEFHHVTLFRPFGPLMKVRSTSVDTANTIINIIVPLSGRTEAFVQFLHNFREVCIHQDKRVHLTVVYFGEDSLQEVKSSLQKMSSEENFTNYTLVPVDEEFSRGRGLDIGAHAWKKGSDVLMFFCDVDIYFTLEFLSTCRLNTTPGKRVFYPVVFSLYNPAIVYGNLELVPPIEHQLIHKKDAGFWRDFGFGMTCQYRSDFLNIGGFDLEVKGWGVEDVHLYRKYLRSELIVMRTPVSGLFHLWHEKLCVDELTPEQYRMCIQSKAMNEASHSHLGMLVFREEIENHLRKQAYKTQSKTED; encoded by the exons ATGCCCAGGCGAGGACTGCTACTGCAGGGCCGGGTGCGCTGGCTTCTCCTGGGTGTGTTCTTGTTGTGCGTGTTGCTGTTCTTTGCCTACCTGCTGGAGTGCACTCCCCCTGCAGAGGTAAGCCATGTGTTGCCTGCCCTTGGGGGGGAGGCTTATAGCAAGGAATATTATCAGGCCCTGCTGCAGGAACAAGAGGAGCGACACCTCAGTCGAGCAGCCAACCTCAAGAGGCAGATCGCGCAACTCAAGCAGGAGCTACAGGAGATGAATGACAAACTGAAGACCCTGCAGGAAAGGAAAGAGGGCCCTGGGCCACAGGGCCTGGTGGATGGCAAAGATCAGGAGCCTGGCGACCTTCTGGATTTCTTGCACTCCCAAATAGACAAGGCAGAAGTGAGTAATGGGGCAAGGCTACCCAGTGAGTATGCTTTAGTGCCCTTTGAAAGCTTCACCTCAACAAAGGTGTACCAGCTGGAGATGGGCCTAACACGGCATCCTGAGGAAAAGCCAGTACGCAAGGACCGGCGAGATGAGCTGGTGGAGGTAATAGAAGCAGGCCTGGATGTCCTAAACAACCCTGATGAAGAGGATGGCCAGGAGGGGGACATCCCCATGCAGAGGCAGAGCTTCACAGAAAGCCATTTTGTTGAGG GCCTTTACAGGACCGAACGGGACAAAGGAACTATGTATGAGCTGTATTTTTCCAAGGAGAATTACCATGAGTTTCACCATGTCACCCTGTTCCGTCCTTTTGGTCCCCTGATGAAAGTCAGGAGCACATCTGTGGACACAGCCAACACAATCATCAACATTATAGTGCCTCTGTCAGGCCGAACTGAAGCATTTGTTCAATTCCTACACAACTTCAG GGAGGTGTGTATACATCAGGACAAGCGAGTGCATCTCACAGTGGTCTACTTTGGGGAAGACAGCTTGCAGGAAGTGAAGTCATCCTTACAAAAAATGTCTAG TGAGGAGAACTTCACCAACTACACTCTTGTTCCCGTGGATGAAGAGTTTTCCCGTGGCAGAGGGCTGGACATCGGTGCTCATGCATGGAAAAAAGGCAGTGATGTGTTGATGTTCTTCTGTGATGTTGATATTTATTTCACTCTCGAATTCCTCAGTACGTGTCGTCTCAATACAACCCCAG GCAAACGAGTCTTCTACCCAGTAGTGTTTAGTTTGTACAATCCTGCCATAGTATATGGAAATCTTGAGCTGGTTCCACCTATTGAACATCAGCTG ATTCACAAAAAAGATGCTGGATTCTGGAGGGACTTTGGATTTGGCATGACTTGTCAGTATCGCTCTGACTTCCTCAACATTG GTGGATTTGACCTAGAAGTAAAAGGTTGGGGAGTGGAAGATGTCCACTTGTATAGGAAATATCTACGGAGTGAGTTGATAGTAATGCGCACTCCTGTCTCGGGTCTTTTTCACCTGTGGCATGAGAAGCTGTGTGTGGACGAACTGACTCCAGAACAGTACCGCATGTGCATCCAGTCCAAGGCCATGAATGAGGCCTCTCACTCCCATTTGGGAATGTTGGTGTTCCGCGAGGAGATTGAAAACCATCTCCGCAAGCAGGCCTACAAGACccagagcaagacagaggacTGA